A stretch of the Bacteroidia bacterium genome encodes the following:
- a CDS encoding T9SS type A sorting domain-containing protein: MLFTSTLFPRKLLSDSLSRRGLETAWFSFVATGQYMNLAVEPPNILSDTAHFHNLTLNACTILKLLFGYECELIFPTANNLRTNEQSIQEKNMENEYLGNCFPNPARDKVFIPYSLPSGSGGYIRVTELSGKILSETVIKEGAHTLELNVSALQSGVYLHEMELDGEIVSKRKLVVIKN, translated from the coding sequence GTGCTATTCACCTCGACACTATTTCCCAGGAAACTTCTTTCGGATTCTCTCAGCCGCCGGGGGCTGGAAACGGCCTGGTTCAGCTTTGTAGCCACAGGACAATACATGAACCTGGCGGTTGAGCCGCCTAACATCCTTTCGGATACTGCTCATTTTCATAACCTCACCTTAAATGCCTGTACCATCCTGAAATTATTGTTTGGGTATGAATGCGAACTGATCTTTCCCACTGCAAATAATCTGAGAACAAACGAGCAGAGCATACAGGAAAAAAACATGGAGAATGAATACCTGGGAAATTGTTTTCCCAACCCTGCCCGGGATAAGGTGTTTATCCCCTATTCACTCCCTTCGGGCAGCGGAGGGTACATACGGGTAACAGAGCTGAGCGGAAAGATTTTATCAGAAACGGTAATAAAAGAAGGAGCTCATACCCTTGAGCTGAATGTTTCGGCATTGCAGTCCGGGGTGTATCTCCATGAAATGGAACTAGACGGAGAAATTGTTTCCAAACGTAAACTGGTAGTAATAAAAAACTAA